In the [Clostridium] colinum genome, one interval contains:
- a CDS encoding phage virion morphogenesis protein, which translates to MSVRLDIEIRRLSKTLKNLEDTNFKTINKNIAVGLRKSTLERFKKEQSPDNKKWEKRKYGNSRKKLLKDTSTLRNSIKAKADNKIATVGTNLKYASTHQFGAKNKRIKARNCKLLKFRIDNKWISTKEVTVNIPARQFLGISEEDKKEIKDVLEYYVEKAIKG; encoded by the coding sequence ATGAGTGTTAGGCTTGATATTGAAATAAGAAGACTGAGTAAAACGCTAAAAAACTTAGAAGATACTAATTTTAAAACTATTAATAAAAATATTGCAGTAGGGCTTAGAAAGTCTACTTTAGAAAGATTTAAAAAAGAACAAAGTCCAGACAATAAAAAGTGGGAAAAAAGAAAATATGGTAATAGTAGAAAAAAACTTTTAAAAGACACAAGTACTTTGAGAAATAGTATAAAAGCTAAAGCGGATAATAAAATAGCCACAGTAGGAACTAACCTAAAATATGCTTCTACTCATCAATTTGGAGCTAAAAATAAAAGAATAAAAGCTCGAAATTGTAAATTATTAAAATTTAGAATAGATAACAAATGGATAAGCACAAAAGAAGTTACTGTAAATATACCAGCTAGACAATTTTTAGGTATATCTGAAGAAGACAAAAAAGAAATAAAAGATGTATTAGAGTATTATGTTGAAAAGGCAATAAAAGGTTAA
- a CDS encoding DUF2586 family protein: MLSNVKHTITDFGIGSSVTKGEGLHIKIGVSNIESTIPITITDNMTNDDIREKVGNSPLADSLIDSLSSGCRTIYAMPVKISENGTIKEKSKKLTTGTITVEGNPTNAFKLKVVIVNSGALNEGIFKYYLNDLESDELTIPQNSTYSVDGYGVNIKFTGDNFVKDEFIEVYTTRPKTNISNILEALEYVKKSNLNFEFVHILGESEKEVWSSLVVEEQNFFNKYKKPCIFVCEARKIGDEETIDQYAEYLRNESKGIISRGLQVVVSRATYMRDGKKVEENLASKIMGLYAKSNVQQSIGQVDSFDIKGVLELMPKGMENINSELDDLGYTVAITYAGVEGTYINNARTFAKVGSDYEFVERTRTMYKAVRETLITATLKLHSQVDMSNPEVSLKQITEFINVPVERMVENKELSSARVIIPKGQDILATSNFKFKIRAIPIGILREIEIDMGFENNI, encoded by the coding sequence TTGCTATCAAATGTAAAACATACTATTACAGATTTTGGTATAGGTTCTAGTGTTACAAAGGGTGAGGGCTTGCATATAAAAATAGGTGTATCTAACATAGAAAGCACTATACCTATAACTATTACCGACAATATGACTAATGATGATATTAGGGAAAAAGTTGGCAATAGTCCACTTGCAGATAGTTTAATAGATAGCTTATCAAGTGGTTGTAGAACTATATATGCAATGCCAGTTAAAATATCAGAAAATGGAACTATAAAAGAAAAATCTAAAAAATTAACAACAGGTACTATTACAGTAGAAGGTAACCCAACAAATGCTTTTAAATTAAAAGTAGTTATAGTCAATAGTGGAGCTTTAAATGAAGGTATATTTAAGTATTACTTAAATGATTTAGAAAGTGATGAATTGACTATACCTCAAAATAGTACATATTCAGTAGACGGATATGGTGTAAATATAAAATTTACAGGGGATAATTTTGTAAAAGACGAGTTTATAGAAGTTTATACAACAAGACCTAAAACTAATATATCAAATATTTTAGAAGCCCTTGAATATGTAAAAAAATCTAATTTAAACTTTGAATTTGTACATATTTTAGGGGAAAGTGAAAAAGAAGTCTGGTCAAGTTTAGTTGTAGAAGAACAAAACTTTTTTAATAAATATAAAAAGCCTTGTATTTTTGTTTGTGAAGCAAGAAAAATAGGGGATGAAGAAACTATTGACCAGTATGCCGAATACCTTAGAAATGAAAGTAAAGGAATTATATCAAGAGGTTTACAGGTTGTTGTATCAAGAGCTACTTATATGAGAGATGGAAAAAAAGTAGAAGAAAATTTAGCGTCTAAAATAATGGGTTTATATGCAAAATCTAATGTACAGCAGAGTATAGGACAAGTTGATAGTTTTGACATAAAAGGTGTACTTGAACTAATGCCAAAAGGTATGGAAAATATAAACTCTGAACTAGATGATTTAGGTTATACCGTAGCTATAACTTATGCAGGTGTAGAAGGTACTTATATAAATAATGCTAGGACTTTTGCAAAAGTAGGTTCAGACTATGAGTTTGTAGAACGTACTAGAACAATGTATAAAGCAGTTAGAGAAACTCTTATAACAGCTACTTTAAAATTACATAGTCAAGTAGATATGTCAAATCCAGAAGTTAGCTTAAAGCAAATAACTGAATTTATAAATGTACCAGTTGAAAGAATGGTTGAAAATAAAGAATTATCTTCAGCAAGGGTAATTATACCAAAAGGGCAAGATATACTAGCTACAAGTAATTTTAAATTTAAAATAAGAGCTATTCCTATTGGAATATTAAGAGAAATTGAAATTGATATGGGCTTTGAAAATAATATTTAG
- a CDS encoding phage tail tape measure protein, with protein MESIFKLSVIVNMIDNMTGVSKQVNGSLQVLKTGLDGLNNKFKEMSKTGFLMIGTGTVIAKSLLTPVKATYETKKALGELASLGYEDLQLIENRAKAFSNEFAGTTKAQFITASYDIKSGIAGLTDEGVAEFTKLAGLTAKATKSTIEEMTSLFATGYGIYKDYYSNLSDIEFGEMFSAGISKSVQQFKTTGSEMASAIERLGGTATSANVPLEEQLAILGMLQATMSGGEAGTKYTAFLNSAGKAGQKLGLNFTDANNRLLSMPQILEEIKKKFGETLDVSEKLQLQEAFGTEEAVKLIDLLYNKTGDLQSNILTLYDTMGQGTSVASGMVDTMTSVDDGQKFILLKQRIQNVVEEIGNNMLPVVNTWLDKGAVILEHINDWISKNGDLVGDIGIVVVSITGLVTTIGVLKLSFGLVGGAVTTSIKVFASFNNGMKKVKDTMDTVRIYGMYTGDVLKSSTGKIKNGLNLLTTPLKAVGKGIVSFGKQAFITATTQLPALISSCWSFTTALLANPITWIVIAIIALIGVIILLWTNWDKVSIWLKDTWNNIVNGVVAGWEWLKGILEDTPNWLLVVLSAFMPFIGLPLLIIKNWDTLKEGFSNIWNNIKESFNNFFTNFIPNLLESGKKIMTTIAEGIKSKVMAPVNAIKNGFSKVRQYLPFSDAKEGPLSDLTLSGSRINTTIAEGMNKTKNIPAKIINDSFTNVSNIIDFYDFKNINGLESTDLNKPKTVNLKEIISKTESNSQSNNTETKKYVTNNINIQFNVKDLEDLKKVMSLVEEITEEAEKETA; from the coding sequence ATGGAGTCTATTTTCAAGTTATCAGTTATAGTAAATATGATTGATAATATGACTGGTGTAAGTAAACAAGTAAATGGTAGTTTACAAGTTTTAAAAACTGGTTTAGATGGGTTAAATAATAAATTTAAAGAAATGTCAAAAACAGGCTTTTTAATGATAGGTACAGGAACTGTTATTGCAAAATCTTTATTAACACCAGTAAAAGCTACTTATGAAACTAAAAAGGCACTAGGAGAGCTTGCAAGTTTAGGATATGAAGATTTACAACTAATAGAAAATAGAGCAAAAGCTTTTTCAAATGAGTTTGCAGGAACAACAAAAGCACAGTTTATAACAGCTTCTTATGATATAAAAAGTGGTATTGCTGGTTTAACAGATGAAGGTGTAGCAGAATTTACTAAACTAGCAGGTTTAACAGCAAAAGCTACAAAATCTACTATTGAAGAAATGACAAGCCTTTTTGCTACAGGTTATGGTATATATAAAGATTATTATAGCAACTTATCAGATATTGAATTTGGTGAAATGTTTAGTGCTGGTATATCAAAATCGGTACAGCAATTTAAAACAACAGGTTCTGAAATGGCTAGTGCAATAGAAAGACTTGGAGGAACAGCTACAAGTGCAAACGTACCACTAGAAGAGCAGTTAGCTATTTTAGGAATGTTACAAGCTACAATGAGTGGTGGTGAAGCAGGTACAAAATATACAGCCTTTTTAAATAGTGCAGGTAAGGCAGGGCAAAAACTAGGATTAAACTTTACAGATGCAAATAATAGACTATTATCTATGCCACAAATATTAGAAGAAATTAAAAAGAAATTTGGAGAAACCCTTGATGTAAGTGAAAAATTACAATTACAAGAAGCTTTTGGAACAGAAGAAGCAGTTAAACTTATAGATTTACTTTACAATAAAACAGGAGATTTACAAAGTAATATATTAACTTTATATGACACAATGGGGCAAGGCACAAGTGTTGCTAGTGGTATGGTTGATACTATGACTTCTGTTGATGATGGTCAAAAATTTATATTGTTAAAACAACGTATACAAAACGTAGTAGAAGAAATAGGTAACAATATGCTACCAGTAGTTAATACTTGGCTTGATAAAGGTGCAGTTATACTTGAACATATAAATGACTGGATTTCTAAAAATGGAGACTTAGTTGGAGATATAGGAATAGTAGTAGTAAGTATAACAGGCTTAGTTACAACAATAGGAGTACTGAAACTTAGTTTTGGATTAGTAGGTGGGGCAGTAACAACAAGTATAAAAGTGTTTGCTAGTTTTAATAATGGTATGAAAAAAGTTAAAGATACAATGGATACAGTTAGAATATATGGAATGTATACAGGAGATGTTTTAAAATCATCTACTGGTAAGATTAAAAATGGTTTAAATTTATTAACTACACCTTTAAAGGCAGTAGGAAAAGGTATTGTATCTTTTGGAAAACAAGCATTTATAACGGCAACAACACAGTTACCAGCCTTAATATCTAGTTGTTGGAGTTTTACAACAGCACTTTTAGCTAACCCTATTACTTGGATAGTAATAGCAATAATAGCACTTATAGGAGTTATTATTCTATTATGGACAAACTGGGATAAAGTTAGTATTTGGCTTAAAGACACGTGGAATAATATTGTAAATGGTGTTGTGGCAGGTTGGGAATGGTTAAAAGGAATATTAGAAGACACGCCTAACTGGTTATTAGTTGTTTTATCAGCTTTTATGCCTTTTATTGGGCTACCATTATTAATTATAAAAAATTGGGATACTTTAAAAGAAGGGTTTTCAAATATTTGGAATAATATAAAAGAAAGTTTTAATAACTTTTTTACAAACTTTATACCTAATCTTTTAGAAAGTGGTAAAAAAATAATGACAACTATTGCAGAAGGTATAAAAAGCAAAGTTATGGCTCCAGTTAATGCTATAAAAAATGGTTTTTCAAAAGTAAGACAATACTTACCATTTTCCGATGCAAAAGAAGGTCCTTTATCAGATTTAACTTTATCTGGTAGTAGAATAAATACAACTATTGCAGAAGGTATGAACAAAACGAAAAATATACCAGCAAAAATAATAAATGATAGTTTTACAAATGTAAGTAACATTATAGATTTTTATGACTTTAAAAATATAAATGGTTTAGAAAGTACAGATTTAAACAAGCCTAAAACAGTTAACCTTAAAGAAATTATTTCAAAAACAGAAAGTAATAGTCAATCTAACAATACAGAAACTAAAAAATATGTAACTAATAATATTAATATACAGTTTAATGTTAAAGATTTAGAAGACTTAAAAAAAGTAATGTCTTTAGTAGAAGAAATTACAGAAGAAGCAGAAAAAGAAACAGCTTAA
- a CDS encoding Mu-like prophage major head subunit gpT family protein: MLVQQTINKANIGFKTIFNKVFEETSTLFERIATVVPSNNKIESYHWLGDLPTLRKWIGDKVVKNIQEHEYTIKNEPFEATISISKFDMQDNNLGIYKPQVESLAQSAKLHPEQLVFETLEAGFIQKCYDGVSFFGTHKVGKKLIKTLQIKS, encoded by the coding sequence ATGTTAGTGCAACAAACTATAAATAAAGCAAATATAGGATTTAAAACAATATTTAATAAAGTTTTTGAAGAAACCTCAACATTGTTTGAAAGGATAGCAACAGTTGTTCCTTCAAATAATAAAATTGAAAGTTATCATTGGCTAGGTGATTTACCAACACTTAGAAAATGGATAGGGGACAAGGTTGTAAAAAACATACAAGAACACGAATATACAATTAAAAATGAGCCTTTTGAAGCTACAATATCTATTAGCAAATTTGATATGCAAGATAATAACTTAGGTATTTATAAGCCACAAGTGGAAAGTTTGGCACAAAGTGCAAAATTGCATCCAGAACAATTAGTATTTGAAACATTAGAAGCAGGGTTTATACAAAAGTGTTATGATGGCGTTTCATTTTTTGGTACTCATAAAGTTGGTAAAAAACTTATAAAAACTTTACAGATAAAAAGTTAA
- a CDS encoding DUF1320 domain-containing protein, with protein MYCTIEEIFKNSKIDFLEIALSDNFTNGYEEVDEETKLEEIKKIIAGAIDDASAEINGYLLKKYPISFLKKSKAINKFCKDIALYNILSRSGNDEDNRENNYYLRYKNAIKFLENVAKGTIDLTPDDNTEVGEDIQNNRIGIKIKSSKKLFGRANLGGM; from the coding sequence ATGTATTGTACTATTGAAGAAATATTTAAAAACTCTAAAATTGATTTTTTAGAAATAGCTTTATCAGACAACTTTACAAATGGTTATGAAGAAGTAGATGAAGAAACAAAGCTTGAAGAAATTAAAAAGATTATAGCAGGGGCAATAGATGACGCCTCTGCTGAAATAAATGGATATTTACTTAAAAAATATCCTATAAGTTTCTTAAAGAAAAGCAAAGCTATAAATAAATTTTGCAAAGATATTGCCCTTTATAACATATTATCAAGAAGTGGTAATGATGAAGATAACAGGGAAAATAACTATTATTTAAGATATAAAAATGCTATAAAATTTTTAGAAAATGTAGCAAAAGGGACTATTGATTTAACTCCAGATGACAATACAGAAGTTGGAGAAGATATACAAAACAATAGAATAGGTATAAAAATAAAGTCTTCTAAAAAATTGTTTGGTAGAGCAAATTTAGGTGGTATGTAA
- a CDS encoding DUF2634 domain-containing protein, whose amino-acid sequence MQDIKVDFNNSIIIKNDDIIKIEENEEIIQNIKIEMVTNEGDVFYDLEFGYSLYDFLHREIDEMLINEIKHRIITKLSKRDYVDSSSINIETKEKIDKLIFNISFYINEYFSEITLLLDRVKVEVI is encoded by the coding sequence ATGCAAGACATAAAAGTTGATTTTAATAATTCCATTATTATAAAAAATGATGATATTATTAAAATTGAAGAAAATGAAGAAATAATTCAAAATATAAAAATTGAAATGGTTACTAACGAAGGAGATGTATTTTATGATTTAGAGTTTGGTTATTCACTATATGATTTTTTACATAGAGAAATAGATGAAATGCTAATAAATGAAATAAAGCATAGAATAATTACAAAATTATCAAAAAGAGATTATGTAGATTCTAGTAGTATTAATATAGAAACTAAAGAAAAGATAGATAAACTTATATTTAATATTAGCTTTTATATAAATGAATATTTTTCTGAAATAACTTTATTACTTGATAGAGTAAAAGTGGAGGTGATATAA
- a CDS encoding phage head morphogenesis protein, protein MSSLIDSKIKIDGFKFEDAIKYFNKKIPITKEDYKKLDDKYKNLAFTIANYSNINLLNEIFQLLLTTIEEGESLNTFKNLLNDCLEDWGYDKENDYKIDLIYRNNIQTAYQVGHYEMLTDSDVLEYRPYWQYDAIEDDDTRPEHKALDGLVFKADDPFWKTWYPPNGHRCRCTVKSLSRKDVERKGLSIKKGEDIKILPDKDFNYNPALKTYDFEVDNLPKMLKKVYENQNALNSP, encoded by the coding sequence ATGAGTAGTTTAATAGATAGCAAAATAAAAATAGATGGTTTTAAATTTGAAGATGCTATTAAATACTTTAATAAAAAAATACCTATAACAAAAGAAGACTATAAAAAGTTAGATGATAAATATAAAAATTTAGCTTTTACAATAGCTAATTATAGCAATATAAATCTTTTAAATGAAATATTTCAGTTATTATTAACGACTATTGAAGAAGGTGAAAGTCTTAACACTTTTAAAAATTTATTAAATGATTGTTTAGAAGATTGGGGCTATGACAAAGAAAATGATTATAAAATAGATTTAATTTATAGAAACAACATACAAACAGCTTATCAAGTAGGACATTATGAAATGTTAACAGACTCAGATGTACTAGAATATAGACCATATTGGCAATATGATGCTATAGAAGATGATGACACAAGACCAGAGCATAAAGCTTTAGATGGGCTTGTATTTAAAGCAGATGACCCTTTTTGGAAGACTTGGTATCCACCTAATGGACATAGGTGTAGATGTACTGTTAAATCACTTAGTAGAAAAGATGTAGAAAGAAAAGGTTTAAGTATAAAAAAAGGGGAAGATATAAAAATATTGCCAGACAAAGATTTTAATTATAATCCAGCTTTAAAAACTTATGATTTTGAAGTAGATAATTTACCTAAAATGTTAAAGAAAGTATATGAAAATCAAAATGCTTTAAATTCGCCTTAA
- a CDS encoding DUF935 domain-containing protein has protein sequence MFNIFKKKTKELGRILSKIHMPTFLGTSSYPSSNLTPTKLTKIFREADAGYTTRQMELFEEMEEKDTHLFSQLQTRKNAVVGLDWEIIAFSEDEKDKQIAEFVKDVIKNIKDFDNSLLDLLDAIGKGISFLEINWVIDKGFLKVKELSYIHPKHIYWEEEKLKIITKDNLTGVYIGDIQENKFIIHKYKARSGHESRAGLLRVIAWMYLFKNYTLKDWITFIEKYGMPILLGEYDESSSEADKDALTDALINIGTDSAGIINKNTKVNVIDNEKRSSADIFERMARFCDEQISKAILGQTLTSDSGGSYAQSKTHNEVRRDLTSADCKALANTLKEYLIRPIVTLNFGEECNIPDFVFDFEEAEDLLKTVEVYSKLKNELGLNIDTEHLYEKFKIPKPENYIEDIKILKENTKNNQKEIDKIVEELKENGVSNFKSSLNIFKKEISKATTLDEVKEIFKDEKRLNKILKSMNDSFNKESLKGGLILSNLVGRYEDE, from the coding sequence TTCAAATTTAACGCCAACTAAATTAACTAAAATTTTTAGAGAAGCAGATGCTGGTTATACTACTAGACAAATGGAACTGTTTGAGGAAATGGAAGAAAAAGACACCCACTTGTTTTCACAATTACAAACTAGGAAAAATGCAGTTGTTGGTTTAGATTGGGAAATAATAGCATTTTCAGAAGATGAAAAAGATAAGCAAATAGCAGAGTTTGTAAAAGATGTTATAAAAAATATAAAAGATTTTGACAACTCATTGCTTGATTTATTAGATGCAATAGGTAAAGGTATTTCATTTTTAGAAATAAATTGGGTAATTGATAAAGGGTTTTTAAAAGTAAAAGAACTTTCTTATATACACCCTAAACATATATATTGGGAGGAAGAAAAACTAAAAATAATAACAAAAGATAACTTAACAGGTGTATATATAGGAGATATACAGGAAAATAAATTTATAATACATAAATATAAAGCAAGAAGTGGACACGAATCAAGAGCAGGTTTACTTAGAGTTATTGCTTGGATGTACTTATTTAAAAATTATACATTAAAAGACTGGATAACATTTATTGAAAAATATGGTATGCCTATATTGTTAGGAGAGTATGACGAGTCTTCTTCTGAAGCAGATAAAGATGCATTAACAGATGCACTTATAAATATAGGTACAGATTCAGCAGGAATAATAAATAAGAATACAAAAGTAAATGTTATAGATAATGAAAAAAGAAGTAGTGCAGATATATTTGAGAGGATGGCTAGATTTTGTGATGAACAAATAAGTAAAGCTATTTTAGGACAAACACTAACAAGTGATAGTGGTGGTAGCTATGCACAATCAAAAACACATAATGAAGTTAGGAGAGATTTAACAAGTGCCGATTGTAAAGCATTAGCTAATACATTAAAAGAGTATTTAATTAGACCGATTGTAACTTTAAATTTTGGAGAAGAATGTAATATACCAGATTTTGTTTTTGATTTTGAAGAAGCAGAAGATTTATTAAAAACTGTTGAAGTATACTCAAAGTTGAAAAATGAATTAGGTTTAAATATAGATACAGAACATTTATACGAAAAATTTAAAATACCAAAGCCAGAAAATTATATTGAAGATATAAAAATTTTAAAAGAAAACACAAAAAATAATCAGAAAGAAATAGATAAAATAGTTGAAGAATTAAAAGAAAATGGTGTATCTAACTTTAAATCTAGTTTAAATATTTTCAAAAAAGAAATATCAAAGGCTACAACACTTGATGAAGTTAAAGAAATATTTAAAGATGAAAAAAGATTAAATAAGATATTAAAGTCTATGAATGATAGTTTCAATAAAGAAAGTTTAAAAGGTGGGCTTATATTATCTAATTTAGTTGGGAGGTATGAAGATGAGTAG
- a CDS encoding DUF6848 family protein, whose translation MQENKSQEVKKDLINENELKEKYGRVIKINVELEEMGEDLTFYFKAPNTASFSRYVRNASKKQLQAGIDFSQENVIEEQKEKFKNVVENYVGVSQMVTAKILEMFGFTDNITAKKL comes from the coding sequence ATGCAAGAAAACAAAAGTCAAGAAGTAAAAAAAGATTTAATAAATGAAAATGAATTAAAAGAAAAATATGGTAGGGTAATTAAAATTAATGTGGAGCTTGAAGAAATGGGGGAAGATTTAACATTTTATTTTAAAGCACCTAACACAGCAAGTTTTAGTAGGTATGTAAGAAATGCTAGTAAAAAACAGTTACAAGCTGGTATTGATTTTTCACAAGAAAATGTTATTGAAGAACAGAAAGAAAAATTTAAAAATGTTGTTGAAAACTATGTGGGCGTTTCACAAATGGTTACAGCAAAAATATTAGAAATGTTCGGTTTTACAGATAATATTACAGCAAAAAAGCTTTAG
- a CDS encoding phage protease, which yields MVIIKKNQLIICSSKFEITDLEEIKILPLGEVKTTKGNFYVDEQSVNAMKEYFKRRGLDIVVDYEHQSLSDKKALAGGWIKDFYIKDNCVVAKVEFTDVAKQEIENKQYKYLSPTVFLKNGKPIRLHSVALTNTPAIDNMYPLFLSEDLKIELEGDDIKMDIKKILDFLGLNENATEEEVIKKIEELKDNEIAKENLNNEIQLSSNKEVISILGLKENATNEEINNALLNLKNNTVSKTEFLALKEEMAKKEINNILDEALKIGKIVPAQRDSFMKLALSDRNTFDEIMKNQKIVSPIGVTYSDKLTEEGKKELEGIELQACKDFGLTEEDYKKYYRKED from the coding sequence TTGGTAATTATTAAAAAAAATCAGTTAATTATATGTTCTTCAAAATTTGAAATAACAGATTTAGAAGAAATAAAAATATTACCCTTAGGAGAAGTAAAAACTACTAAAGGAAATTTTTATGTAGATGAGCAGAGTGTAAATGCTATGAAAGAATATTTTAAAAGGCGAGGGCTTGATATAGTAGTTGACTATGAACACCAAAGCCTTAGTGATAAAAAGGCTTTAGCTGGTGGTTGGATTAAAGACTTTTATATAAAAGATAATTGTGTTGTAGCTAAAGTAGAGTTTACAGATGTTGCAAAACAAGAAATAGAAAACAAACAATATAAATATTTATCGCCAACGGTATTTTTAAAAAACGGTAAGCCTATAAGGTTACACTCTGTTGCCTTGACAAATACACCAGCTATTGACAATATGTATCCATTATTTTTAAGTGAAGACTTAAAAATAGAATTAGAAGGAGATGATATAAAAATGGATATTAAAAAAATATTAGATTTTTTAGGACTTAATGAAAATGCAACTGAAGAAGAAGTGATTAAAAAAATAGAAGAATTAAAAGATAATGAAATAGCTAAAGAAAATTTAAATAATGAAATACAATTATCTAGTAATAAAGAAGTAATTAGTATTTTAGGTTTAAAAGAAAATGCAACAAATGAAGAAATAAATAATGCTTTATTAAACTTAAAAAATAATACTGTTTCAAAAACAGAATTTTTAGCTTTAAAAGAAGAAATGGCTAAAAAAGAAATAAATAATATTTTAGATGAAGCATTAAAGATTGGTAAAATTGTACCAGCACAAAGGGACAGTTTTATGAAATTAGCATTGTCAGATAGAAATACCTTTGACGAAATAATGAAAAATCAAAAAATAGTTAGTCCTATTGGTGTTACTTATTCAGATAAATTAACAGAAGAAGGTAAAAAAGAGTTAGAGGGTATAGAATTACAAGCTTGTAAAGATTTTGGGCTAACAGAAGAAGATTATAAAAAATATTATAGAAAGGAAGATTAA
- a CDS encoding baseplate J/gp47 family protein, with product MDKLIPIKTIDEEKEQLIEQLEREDFGIKNFENCSVVGTIIMIFLRIKIEISILIRKIYMGMFVKYANEEWLDNKAEDYGKYRKQATKTEGYLTIQKIDKEKELIIPKGYVFKTLSSLAGKEYRFISAEKTVIKANEETGKILIIAEETGSKYNVVANSIRQSLVHIENIKYLSNEEDWIIKEGSDIEIDESFRKRTLNTWSELATYSTALKYKNVAESVEGVLYVIVNDMHPRGQGTVDIVVASYNGTAGEKLLKDVGEAIESIKGVYDNVLVKSAETVSIDINLILYIDYSASEEGLKERAITYVKEYFEISNKRELNTLYLSELIFYVRKNLDDEITAIKILEPSTDVKLEKHKIIILNRVNVSIERV from the coding sequence TTGGATAAGCTAATACCTATAAAAACTATTGATGAAGAAAAAGAACAGTTAATAGAACAATTAGAGCGAGAAGATTTTGGAATTAAAAACTTTGAAAACTGTTCAGTTGTAGGTACTATAATAATGATTTTTTTAAGAATAAAAATTGAGATTTCAATATTGATTAGAAAAATATATATGGGTATGTTTGTAAAATATGCTAATGAAGAATGGCTTGACAATAAGGCAGAAGATTATGGTAAATATAGAAAACAGGCTACAAAAACAGAAGGCTATTTAACTATTCAAAAAATAGATAAAGAAAAAGAATTAATAATACCTAAAGGGTATGTATTTAAAACATTGTCTAGTCTTGCAGGTAAAGAATATAGGTTTATATCAGCAGAAAAAACAGTAATAAAAGCTAATGAAGAAACAGGGAAGATACTTATAATAGCAGAAGAAACAGGTTCTAAATATAATGTAGTGGCAAATAGTATAAGACAGTCTTTAGTACATATAGAAAATATAAAGTATTTATCTAATGAAGAAGATTGGATTATAAAAGAAGGTTCAGATATAGAAATTGATGAAAGCTTCAGAAAAAGAACTTTAAATACTTGGTCAGAACTTGCAACATATTCAACAGCGTTAAAATATAAAAACGTAGCAGAAAGTGTAGAAGGGGTATTATATGTAATTGTTAATGATATGCACCCACGAGGACAAGGTACAGTTGATATAGTAGTGGCTAGTTATAATGGGACAGCAGGAGAAAAACTGTTAAAAGATGTTGGAGAAGCTATAGAAAGTATAAAAGGTGTTTATGATAATGTTCTTGTTAAATCAGCAGAAACAGTATCTATAGATATAAATTTAATTTTATATATAGATTATAGTGCATCAGAAGAAGGTTTAAAAGAAAGAGCAATAACTTACGTAAAAGAATATTTTGAAATAAGTAACAAGAGAGAGCTTAATACTTTATATTTATCAGAGCTTATATTTTATGTAAGAAAAAATTTAGATGATGAAATAACAGCTATAAAAATACTAGAGCCCTCAACAGATGTTAAGCTAGAAAAACACAAAATTATTATACTTAATAGGGTAAATGTTAGTATAGAAAGAGTGTGA
- a CDS encoding Mu-like prophage major head subunit gpT family protein: MMSLKNEEGKSLRIIPDLLVVPPCLEKEAMNILKADFINGTSNTYKGTAEILVSTELTSETGWYLLDTKKAIKPIIYQERQKAKFLSLTNDTDETVFMKGNYLYSVEARGNAGYGFWQMAYGSTGTA, translated from the coding sequence ATGATGAGTTTAAAAAATGAAGAAGGTAAATCTCTTAGAATAATACCAGATTTACTGGTAGTACCACCTTGTTTAGAAAAAGAAGCAATGAATATTTTAAAAGCAGATTTTATAAATGGTACGAGTAATACATATAAAGGTACAGCAGAAATACTTGTATCAACAGAGTTAACTTCCGAAACAGGCTGGTATTTATTAGATACTAAAAAAGCTATAAAGCCTATTATTTATCAAGAAAGACAAAAAGCTAAATTTTTAAGTCTAACAAACGACACAGACGAAACTGTATTTATGAAAGGAAATTATTTATATAGTGTTGAAGCTAGGGGAAATGCAGGGTATGGCTTTTGGCAAATGGCTTATGGTTCTACAGGTACAGCTTAG